The Nothobranchius furzeri strain GRZ-AD chromosome 17, NfurGRZ-RIMD1, whole genome shotgun sequence nucleotide sequence TGTTTGCCTAAGCAAGCATCTTCAATTTCATTTGCTGCATCTTTGTACTGAGCCTTTGTCCATCCAGATTCATTAAAATCTTCAGAAAAAACTCGAAAGTGTACTTGAGGTCATTTGGATAGCTCAGATCGAGTGCATAAATCAGTCCAAAGAGGACGATGAATGCCATGATGACACTACCGAGGTTGTTCATAACTGTAGTACCTTCAATGACAACTCCAACATCCTCTGGCTCCTGAACACCTTCTCTTCGGATGGTGTAAATACCCATGACAGTTGCTGCAGTGGATCTCAACCGTTCATCCTCAGTGGAGGAGGTCTGAAAAACACGATGTTTCAGGTTTAAGGGCTCTGTCACTtggaaggggacatattatgcaaaactcagctTTGTATCCTTTTGTGCTGAAacatgggtctctactgcctctataaacactccaaacatgaataaaaccCATCAATCTGTTTTCTATCAATAGTTTGGGTTTAGGTATTATGTACCTCCCCTTGGGAAGGGCTTGAAATAGAGCAGCAGCTCCTTAAGTGTCTATAggcgtaggtgtgtgtgtgtgggctgggtCAATTTCCCTTATTTCATGACAAGTGGGAaccttttgaaacagcttgttttaggcgcATTATTCTGGAAACCAGAAGATTGCTGTAACGCCAGTGACACTAGTCATtgtctcgatgcaatctgctgggttccttatatagaagaCTTTTTACTAATTGGCATAATTAACTGAACTTCATTGGAGTGTTTACTTTattaagtgccttgagatgactgttTTTGTGATAtaccgctatataaataaactgaatttaaacactgacagaaaatggatgaatgtttTCTTCACATTTcccgtgtttatagaggcagtagacatGGCAGCACCAAAAAAATTAACAATTGAATTTTTGCTGAATCTGTCCCCTTAAAAGGTGCTCTCCAGTACATGTTTCAACAAAGACTATTAAGAATAATACATATTTCACAATTATGTTGTCTTGTTTGAATATATGAGCATTTTGCGTGCGATGAACCTAACTCAAATTGAAGCTATAAAATAAAGTGTGATAAGCATACCAGATACTCCTTGAACAGTAGGTCTGGATCTTCATTAAAGTAGATCACCAGGCTTTTAAGAGTATGCTCCCTCTTTATGTCGATGTCATCACACTAATGCAAGGGTGAAAAAAAAGTAATTGATTGATTGCATTTAATTGATGGGTTTATCATTAGTACTGACCAAACTACTGATCGCCATGATATCCTTGATCTTTTGGCCCTTTGCTCCTTTGCTCCCCTCAAAAAATTTCATCAGCTTGTCTGTTAAATTATCCAGCTGAGCCAAGAACTTTGCCTGCAGGGGTTTTGTAGTGATCTGCAGGAACTCTGCATTCACCTGGAAATAAAACATGCATAAACTTCTTGTTTACTAAATTTAAATACAGACTGCTGAATCAACAAACTGAAAGTTGCTAAACATTTGTTCAGTGAAGTTTGTCAAGACCTAAACTGATTGCAGCGGAGTTTTAAGTTTGACATGTGTCCTTTTTCATGACAACAGCATTCAAAGTTAATTTAACCTTTTCTTACAATACTGTTATAGGGGTTTTCCCAACAGCACTACTCAGATGGTTGTGGTTTGGTTAGACAGCCTTTTCCAACCGCACGATTTGCTATTTTCCCCAAAATTTTTAGTACCTGCTTCATTGTGGTTCATGTTGAACATCACCCCCATTATTGTGCTGTAGTGCTCCTAAATTATACTTCACACTGTTGACTGTTTACCTATTGTTACTTCTGTCTCCAATAAAGATAATGACTGCAACTAATGTCACTTAACTagtgttttttttcttcacagATTTGTCAGGGAAAACCAACTATACTGATGTGAGCTGTGTTAACCCACACTGTACTGAGCTGTTTTGGCTGAGTAGTGCTGCTGGAAAAAGGGCTTCAAGTCACCACCCTTACCACTA carries:
- the LOC129161122 gene encoding uncharacterized protein isoform X3, with the translated sequence MASPVLRIIFGDVSDSRKMHLDSGIPATLSELHMLVNAEFLQITTKPLQAKFLAQLDNLTDKLMKFFEGSKGAKGQKIKDIMAISSLCDDIDIKREHTLKSLVIYFNEDPDLLFKEYLTSSTEDERLRSTAATVMGIYTIRREGVQEPEDVGVVIEGTTVMNNLGSVIMAFIVLFGLIYALDLSYPNDLKYTFEFFLKILMNLDGQRLSTKMQQMKLKMLA
- the LOC129161122 gene encoding uncharacterized protein isoform X1 produces the protein MIPLCTSTPHSSPDVQPTRQFSWPNVFVVPKFTYDVELELQQKNAEYEANGTLFKPGIKLKGVIIVGLAQEMLKYTKYPKDYQCEEVAAALTRTHPCLGQLGSKTGFWGWKQSLKYKMQNYRTKLGRLGDPEIRVNSLKHKREGQGKTVANIKKPRKAEVNAEFLQITTKPLQAKFLAQLDNLTDKLMKFFEGSKGAKGQKIKDIMAISSLCDDIDIKREHTLKSLVIYFNEDPDLLFKEYLTSSTEDERLRSTAATVMGIYTIRREGVQEPEDVGVVIEGTTVMNNLGSVIMAFIVLFGLIYALDLSYPNDLKYTFEFFLKILMNLDGQRLSTKMQQMKLKMLA